In Campylobacter sp. 2014D-0216, the following proteins share a genomic window:
- the pheA gene encoding prephenate dehydratase, translating into MKEIEKLRTKIDSIDDKILTLLNERMLYVKDIGVIKQNLGGSIYRPERERAIINRLKNNNNGLLDQNAIEAIYQEIFAVSRNLEKPQNIAYLGPEGSYTHQVARTRFGAMSHYIALANIEDVFKELAHKEAKYGVVPIENNTAGAVGVTLDCLGKYEEVKIFAEIYMDIHHSFVSMSENLKDIKRIYSHPQGYNQCRNFLESHDLSEVEFVASKSTAHAAYLASQDFTSAAICSKIAAKLYNVPVLFETIEDNLANRTRFLILSDIKIPQMSGCKTSILALAAHKPGGLSDLLYEFKKEGINLTKLESRPVKAREFVHSFYIDFEGHIDDERVQRVLKKADHIKWLGSYLSGESNAI; encoded by the coding sequence ATGAAAGAGATAGAAAAATTACGAACTAAGATCGATTCTATTGATGATAAAATCTTGACCTTATTAAACGAAAGAATGCTTTATGTTAAAGACATAGGTGTAATTAAGCAAAATTTGGGTGGGAGTATTTATAGGCCTGAGCGCGAAAGAGCTATTATTAATAGGTTGAAAAATAACAACAATGGTTTGTTAGATCAAAATGCCATTGAAGCAATTTATCAAGAAATTTTTGCTGTCTCTAGAAATTTAGAAAAACCTCAAAATATAGCTTATTTAGGACCTGAAGGAAGTTATACACACCAAGTAGCAAGAACACGTTTTGGTGCGATGAGTCATTATATTGCCCTTGCAAATATTGAAGATGTTTTTAAAGAATTAGCCCACAAAGAAGCAAAATACGGAGTAGTACCAATTGAAAACAATACTGCAGGTGCGGTTGGTGTGACACTGGATTGTCTTGGTAAATATGAAGAGGTAAAAATTTTTGCTGAAATTTACATGGATATTCATCATTCTTTTGTAAGTATGAGTGAAAATTTAAAAGATATTAAGCGTATATATTCTCACCCACAAGGTTATAATCAGTGTAGAAATTTTTTAGAAAGCCATGATTTAAGCGAAGTGGAGTTTGTCGCGAGTAAATCTACAGCCCACGCGGCTTATCTAGCTTCACAAGATTTTACTTCGGCTGCGATTTGTTCTAAAATTGCTGCAAAGCTTTATAATGTGCCTGTTTTATTTGAAACTATTGAAGATAATTTGGCTAATCGTACTAGATTTTTGATTTTAAGTGATATTAAGATCCCGCAAATGTCAGGTTGCAAAACTTCTATTTTAGCGCTTGCTGCACATAAACCTGGTGGACTTAGTGATTTATTGTATGAGTTTAAAAAAGAAGGGATTAATTTAACTAAATTAGAATCACGTCCAGTAAAAGCAAGAGAATTTGTGCATAGTTTTTATATTGATTTTGAAGGTCATATTGATGATGAGCGTGTTCAAAGGGTTTTG
- a CDS encoding HAD-IIA family hydrolase, protein MLFLDVQGTLISDHDKSPIDGALELISSLNKAKIPYVVITNNTKKLDFLNYLQNLGFEIDEKAYIDPFSVLKDHLKPCKIAAFGAKEFLDSLQNLGYELDFKNPQAFLVASFDDFKFQDFANMIEYVKNGIKAIAMHEGSIYKKNSRLYPGVGSVMAMLKNTQEFEYSVIGKPSKAFYQSALKLLKLQNENASFENTLIISDDFKGDLLGAYTLGMQTALVLSGKISNTQGLDTTKLNFVYDSIKDYYVSRFK, encoded by the coding sequence ATGTTATTTTTAGATGTACAAGGGACTTTGATATCAGATCATGATAAAAGTCCTATAGATGGTGCTTTAGAACTCATTAGTTCTTTGAATAAAGCAAAAATTCCTTATGTGGTAATCACCAATAATACTAAAAAATTAGATTTTTTAAATTACTTGCAAAATTTGGGTTTTGAAATCGATGAAAAAGCATATATTGATCCTTTTAGTGTTTTAAAAGATCATCTTAAACCTTGTAAAATAGCAGCTTTTGGGGCGAAAGAATTTTTGGATTCACTTCAAAATTTAGGTTATGAACTTGATTTTAAAAATCCGCAAGCTTTTTTGGTGGCAAGTTTTGATGATTTTAAATTTCAAGATTTTGCTAATATGATTGAATATGTAAAAAATGGTATTAAAGCTATTGCAATGCATGAGGGCAGTATATATAAGAAAAACTCAAGATTATACCCTGGCGTAGGTAGTGTTATGGCGATGCTTAAAAATACACAAGAGTTTGAATATAGTGTTATTGGCAAACCAAGTAAAGCTTTTTATCAGAGTGCTTTAAAGTTATTAAAACTACAAAATGAAAATGCAAGTTTTGAAAATACTTTGATCATCAGTGATGATTTTAAAGGAGATTTGCTTGGTGCGTATACACTTGGTATGCAAACAGCTTTGGTTTTAAGTGGTAAAATTTCTAACACTCAAGGTTTAGATACAACTAAACTTAATTTTGTATATGATAGTATTAAGGATTACTACGTATCGAGGTTTAAATGA